Genomic DNA from Actinomycetota bacterium:
CGGATGCTTACGAGTACATGTTCTCGAGAAAGTCCGGAAGCCATACCGGCCCGCCCGGCGCTATGAGATCCTCGTTCAGACCCTCGATCGACAGCCCTTCGCTATCCGATCGCGTCATCGTCCATGACGATGTCCGGTCAGTGGTGACGCCCGCTCGGCGTCTCGAACTCGCAACGTGAACCCGATGCGCGAGTGAGTCGCGTATCCAACGTCACGAGCCGAGATCCGAGCGACTCTGCGAGCGCCACATACCAAGCGTCGTACGCCGTAAGCGAACCGCGCAACTCCCACACACGCTCTGCGACCGGCTCGTAAGCAAAGAGCTCGACGCGGAGCTGCAGCAAGTCAGCGTGCGCCAGTGAAGCGACGTCTTCGCTGAGATCCCGGGCAAGAGCGGAGCGCCTCAGGATGTTCGCCGCCTCCACCGGCATGAGGTGGGGAGCAGCCAACGGCTCCGACACCAGCAGCGCCTCCGCCCATCTGCCGTCCGGTCCGCCGTCCACGAGTGCGGCGACGACGGCGGATGAATCGACGACCAGCGTCAACGCCGATCGGCGTCCCGGTGCCGGATGATGCGCTTTCGCGCGAGGCGGCTTCCGGTCGCCGCTTTGCGTTCCCGCGCTCTCGCCATGACGTCTTCTACGGTGGGGCGCCGGGCCAGGTCGACGAGCTCTGCCCGCAATTGCTCTTGGAGCGACCGGCCGGCTCGCGCCGCTCGCGCCGCGAGCACGTCGCGCACGTCGTCAGGCACGTTTCGGATCGTTATCGATACCGCCATGATCTGCATTATGCATGCAGTGCCTGCATCTCGTCAAACACCACGGACGGATGGAAGGCGTGGCCTCAAGAGCATGCTTCAGACTTGATAGAGGGCCTGACGAGAGTCCAGTTCGGTACCGGGTTCAAAGGCGCAGATACCGGGTCGAACTCCGAGGGAACGATCAGCAGCCCGACGTGCTTCCACTCTCACTCCCCCGGGGCGCCTGGTCCCGCAGATGGGACGCCTGTCGGGAGTGCGGCTCCACCGCGAAGCCCCATGCAGGCGGCGGCTTATGCGCCACGTGCGCGGCGAGACGCTTTTCCAGGAGAAAGAGAGGCGGGAAGAGGTCGCATGAGAGCGAATATGAGCGCCGACGAGCGGCGCGGCGTACCAGCGGCGGCACCCCTAGGCCTATCCTGCGGGCCCGCCGCCCTCCAGAGCTCATAGCGTTCACTCTCCGTCCGGGCCACCCCCGAACCCGTACCGCCGGCTCTCGATCGCGTGCGCGAGGCACTCTCGTTGGACCGCACAGGACCGGCACATGGCTTACGCGACATGGGCGTACTCGTCCCCAACGGGGAAGAACTCGTTCTGGTCACGAAGCACGACCAGGTGTCCAAGGGAACCGGGTGCGATGGAGCCCATCGCTCACGGAATGGAGCCATCCAGATATCCCGGCACGGTTCATAAGCTGGAATGGGAATCTATCTGGACTCATTCCCATCGTTGCCTGATTTGGCCGCCCTGTCCTTCCTGCGCAGCCACCAGCTGCCGACGGTTATCATACCGACGCCTAGAAGGACGATCCCGACCACGCCGAGCAGCCCGTCCTGACGCCACACAGCGACTGCATAGACGATGCTAGCCGCTAAGAACGCCCAGTTGATTCGACGTCGCGCGTTCATTGCCGCTGCACGGATACTAGGCTGAAACCGAACCCGGATGCACTGAGCATCCAACTGACGAACGAAAGCCCCTCGGCAACAGCGTACCACCCAGCTGTCTTCGCAACCGACCAACCGGCCGACAGCGTCCGTGCGATTCCGGTGACCGATCCAGCGTAGTGGGCTTGGAGCAAGCGGAGACCCGCAACAGCCTCGTCAGTCATTCCGAGCCCGCGCGCTGCGTTTGCAGCCCCTTGGAAGACACTTCCCGTGCCGGACAGTAACGCACCTACAGCGTCGAGGAGAAGCCCCGTGCGCGACAACCGCCCTCCCGCGTACAGGGCCGTTCCTGTAATCAGACTGACCGCAGACGCTCCAAGGGTGACACCGCCACACACGGCACCGAGCGGCGAGCCGAGAAACAAGGCCGCACATAACCCTGCAGCACCTGCCACATAGTTGCCTATCTTGTGGATCACATCGACGATGTCCCAGGCGTGATTTTCGATCCAGGACCAGGCCCGGCCGGCCGCGTTCTTCACAGCGGTCCAGGCGTCGCCGAAGATGTTCGTCCCGAACGGATCCGTCAGATTGAGAGGCTGTTCGCCACGTAAGCGTAGAGATTGGCGCCGCCGCCTGCGAACTCGAGAGGGTCCTCCGAGATGAACCTTCCCGTGACCGGACTGTGGGAGCGCGCCCGATAGTGATACAACTCCGCCGCGTCGCCCTCACGGCCGGTGAACTG
This window encodes:
- a CDS encoding type II toxin-antitoxin system VapC family toxin, yielding MTLVVDSSAVVAALVDGGPDGRWAEALLVSEPLAAPHLMPVEAANILRRSALARDLSEDVASLAHADLLQLRVELFAYEPVAERVWELRGSLTAYDAWYVALAESLGSRLVTLDTRLTRASGSRCEFETPSGRHH